CGGATCGCCACTCCAGCTTTGTAAAATGTCGAACGACTTTCGTAAGGAAGTTAAACCAATCACTAAATCAGAAACAAGCAAGAGTAAATAAATGTCACAATCTCAAAAATTAACTTGAAGAGGAGCATAATTTCCAAagtaaaatgataataaaaaaaaaaaaaatttgctcaCTGTCGACAGCATTGGTTCCACTGGTGGTCATCTCTCCTATCAGATACACTTCCATGGCATTGATGAGTGGAGGAAGTGTCGAGTAATTTGTAGGCACCAGAGAAACCTTAGAATTCGGAGAGATCGTGTAGTTACTGGCATAAAGCTGcgtaaaattaccaaaaatggGAGATATCGGAACCGAGCGATCGGACTCGTTCATATAGATTCTGAAGGTTCGGTTCTGGCCTTGTTGAAGCTGAGTAACCTCGGAGAAGAAACAGTTTATGTACACAGAAGAACCAACAGGAGGAAATCCCATGTCTAATACAAGGGTTGCATTGGGATCAATAGGTGCGACAGCATTCCTGAGTACTACAGGTGGAGGATTATCCAGCCATCCTGGATTGCTGATCACACTGTTGCCAAATAATTTTGTGGTTCCAAATCCACCCGATTCCGGAGTCCATATTCTGTCGTACCGGTCGTTCTTGAATCTATATATGTAGTTTTTGAACAAGAAATCAGCGGTAAATTAGTCACAGCATAAGTAAACTTATCAAGAGCAAGAATATATATATCTTAGttcttgttttttattttcagtttggatggaaaaagatgaatttttatcaatatattcAAGTACAAAACCATTTCTGAAAAGAACACTTTAAAGTAATATAGTATTAAACAACCAAATCAAATCTTTGCAACAAGCATTACCTTATCGTAGAATTTGCAGCATAAGCAACCCTTTTCAATAAAAACAAAGGATAAGTGTCATTTATAAACTGATACATATAAGAGTCCAAACTTCGAACTTCAAGTGCAGATATAAATGGGAACTCGTCAGCGTTTGTCTGAGCAACACATACGCTAATAATGTTCTTCCTCATGCCATAAATCACTTCATGACTCACATATTCCGTGCTCGAGGTCTTGACAGTAGTCCAATGATTCCCATCGAACTGAAGATCGAACGAAGGAGCGGACGACTTCCCGTCGTAGTTACCATAATAAAAGCTAGCACGTACCAGGATACGCCCAATTCTAATGTTTCCGATGTTGTAACAATTCTTTTTCCGATCAGTGAAGACCCTAAGTGTGCTCATCACATGCGATATCGAGCCGTTAGATTGGACCGTGCGGGACTCGCCGGTCTTGATGTAGTCATCATCTCCACTCCATACGATCGTGTTTTCATCTGTGTACGGAACCGACGACCCACAATCGATGCTTGCGAATACTGAAAACCAAGATTTTCCATATCAAGTCCATTGGACtagtaaattaataaatattttgaggtGGATATATGATACGTACCGTCGGCAATGGTGAGCGTGAATAATGTGCAGAGGGAAAGAATGAGAACGAAGATGAGGGCAGGAGCTGCGGCCATGCCCAAGTTGAATCTTGGATAAAACATTAATCCTTTCGAATATCGAATGggttaatatttatttatgcaaaGAAATTAAATGGGGCATGATGTGTAGAATTTTGATAGTTTTAGgagttgaataaataagaaaagTTCAAAGTTTTTTGGTCAACTATTTGGTAGTTTATTTTTCTAATGTATATATTCACAGAGTTTCGATATCGGGACTAAATATTTATGTGAACATCGATTGAAAAACTTATGCATGTTCAAAATTTTCTCACCATCAAGAAAATACTACCAAAGTTTTGTGTCTCATTTCGTGTTTTAATTATGAATAGTGCGGTGCAACTAGTTAATGatatatgtaattaattataattatgcaATTAATTGTTTGTTGACCTTAGATACAAAGTCAACTTCTTGTTTGTGGGCCCGACGATCGTGGTTGGAAAAATACCGCGTCATTTAGCAGTTGCCTATTGACCCGCCTGCTAAATAAGTCAGTCAACGCTtgataataatcataatatcattttAGAGTATTGGttaacgattttttttttaaaaaaaacttattaattTGACGTATTTGCTTATCATATATTGTTCTTGTGTTAGATCTTTTCTTGAAAAAAGCAACCAAAACTATAATGTAAAGCAACTACTCAGGAATAGTTTGATACACATGAtaagataaacatgtgatatataatataagaataagataatgataaataagaggtaagatattatatttaatgattgatatgattttaataagagtgattaaatttatatattatattgtaatgacaaaattaacattatcataataaattttataatttcaaaattgttgcttgagttcatatttcttatctgttcatgcgccgacaatgtttgcatgatttatttatttttacctgattttatatattatataatatgataattgagccattaattttgtgagtcaagtcaattatcaatttttaaggttaatcgagtgatactaataatttaattgagatttataaaaatcatttatataattatctcgagttcatttgtataaatatcatattatataatatatataaataaataaaaatatttatttgatgggacggtgaaatgagagaacgataaagtttcagatttttatatattgagggcaattaagtAATTTGtggttttttatcattaaattaaaattatcacatctgataaaagggatattttatccttgtaATTTATCACGTGCCCATAGTATTATCATGGACTTTCTAAAACGATAACAAACGTGGGATTATTAAGATTATTTATCGATCACTCTCTTATCCATTGTACCAAACTATACATTACAgtttttcatattaaaataaattgaaatatttttaaaaatggagTTAATGGGATCCAAACAAAGCCCAAGAAAATAAGAGGAAGCCTGGAATGGGTCATGTGAACCTAAAAAATTGTAACATACGATCCAGATTCAGCCCATTAAACTAGGACAAGAGAcacttttttttattcttcatATGTATAATTCATACATTTCATTTcgtaaaatcttaaattttgaaattattatacataaaattttttatatattatattgcaCATCCAAAACGCGAACGTGACATTAGATGGTAACCTATATGTAAAGAGTTTCGATACCATAAATGGATTGGTTCATCGTATCTATCATAAAATTAATCTAGTATGATACGACATTAATCAAGTGTCAATGTCAATTTGCAGATAACCCTTGAGTGGCTGCTACACCATTAATTAATAAAAGCGCACAAGTAATTAATAGGTGCAAGGAAAAATACaccattaattaataataaaaaaaaaaggttttgaTTAtggtatatatttttattttataaggttTTGATGATTTTGTCAATTTCATGTTTTCATGATATgataatttattgattaataGCACGAATTATACCATAATTATTCAACCAAACCTTTCATAATTAAtactttatattatattatgctTATAGATTGATTTGATTTGGAAGATGACACTTATCTTGAAattcatcaaaattattattgaaaatttacCTATTactttgatataaaataaatttgaaatatactcGAATTTTATACATCAAGTAAATCAAGGAATTtgaatttcataatttaaaatcatcaaTCCAAGTACAACTGAATATTGTGagttaaaataaacatttaaagtCGACGATAGAAATTTGATTTCGTCAAACTTAAAAATAGTCACACGTTGAAACATATGATTGACTAATACCAAAGTATTTGTGTTGTTTTATGGTTCTTAGATTAGGAATACATTTATTACACTAATTTGTGAGTAGGGATGATAATTTATCCCCAACTTGACAGAGAATTTGATATCTGAACCGAATAGAGAATAACTGAGCATATGAGAGATATTTTTTACCTGAATAAATAAATGGGTAATCAAGTATGCAGGTGGAGGAGGATCTGAAACAATCATACTCACATCCGACCCAAATACCCGATTAAACTAATATATGTGTACAcgcatatatatgatttttcagCAATGATGTTAATTCTAATATGTTTTCGTTGAATGATGTTAGTTGAGTGGAATGAAGAAAATTATTAGTACAGAGTCTatgctatttttatttaataatgatgttaaaataaattgtttataatattttatttttttaataatatttaatttgctattttttatatatttttttagtgttctcaacaatttagtaaatatttatagattattctaaataatttaaaattgaaaaattgtaattatatatgaaaatatgatatttgcaattatatatgaaaatatgatatttggaTAGTGTATGAATATTCAATAATCCGACAAATATGTATATGATACCCTGGTAAGAACCCGGGTCATTGATGACCCGGGATATTAAATGGATTCCCAAATTAGGGTCAATttgcaggatggattcttctgaagccgggccggtgcaagcccgggccctactccccgggcaaccagacgtcCGAGCTCTTGTATAAATCTCCAGGGAGGAATTCTACCTGGGAACCTCGAAAAGTGTGATGCACTTGAGTATATTGATATAGACAATCTTATCTGTCAGAGCAACTTGACTTTGGCGTGTCATATAAGTCATCAGGAGGTATGGACGGCCGACTTGACATATTTAGTAGGTAGGCGCGGGAAACGAGGTACCTATCccattttctcctataaatagcaggtatcctTCTCATTTACTgggtctgaaatctttgaactcttgagcattatacatattttctaccaaatattgcttgtgttcatcttcaacctgctgacttaagtatcggagtggctacgccggacacccctccggcgcccatccACGAGttattttcattgtttgcaggtgctattgaagccattattttcactcaaattccctaaaaactataaattattgatttgacccgttggagctccttacccggctcatccatttcaacgaagtcacatcagTATATGAGGATGAAATTGAATATCATATGAAGATGATGACGTTGATGAATATAATAAATGAGAATTAAGACAATCCATTGTCATCTCTACCTGTGAGGGgtttaaaacattttataaaagAACAAGTTTCCCCGCGAAAGAGAGATGAGAAGCGACAACAAATTATTTGTATCATAAATTAACGTAAACTAGATAAGTCAAgccattaataaaaattaatgcatCAATATACCATTTAATGAATAATAGTACATATTCTTGATGTTTTGCGAGCGAAACTAAAACGTGTTTATTATTTaagtttattaaaattaatatttatttttctctattttataatttataaaacaaatcaCTCAATGAATAAAGAATTAGGATATTGGAGTTTGGCCCAACAGAAACCCAcactaatattttatatatatgtatatatatatatatatatttctattttataaatttaatttattataaatttattttcttatgttattatattaattagtcTTCGTAAATGTGCAGTTGCCTCACCACCCCCTTTCATCTTCCAAAACCTAAATCTACTCCATTGACGATTTTTACCTCTGCACTTTTCTATCTCATCTTCCCAATCCCCAAAAGTCAACTCTCTCCAACCTGACACCCATTTCCCATATTACAAGTGCCAGATATTATAATATTCATTATTTGGCTTGCTTTCCCACTGTACGACCTTTTCTGACGggtttcattttgttttttagcattttatatgaacaataattttatacGAGCATTTTATACGAACAATAATTCCAATCTGTTGTCTTTTTTAGTGGAAAAAGAGAGGAAACTTCTAGTCGATATAGGCATAGCTGGACAATGCCTATTCAGTCTGCTATGGTTTGCTGATGAGCTAGATTTTTGCTGTTCGGCATTACTTTTTGTCTATTTCGTGTCCAAGAAAATCTGAgcttttctcattttttttctcttggAACTCATTTGATCAGATCTAAAAGGTGCCatctttttaaatcttttttattaaaaaaaattctttctcTGTTTTCTTTTGCGGGTGTGTGATATTGTATTCGTTTCctgatgaaaaatatttaagtaaTTGTTGATTGTTTGAGCTCAAAGGGGTTGTATTTGTCAGACTTGTTGTGATGGCATGTGGgattttgagatattttatttgggttttATTGATCTTGAATTTGGGATGTTGTTGTAGAGGATTTAATCCTGTTGATAAGTTTTATATAAGCTGCGGATCATCAAGAGATGTTACTGTTGGTAATTTTACTTATGTGGCTGATAAATCAGCTTCAAGATTGTTAACAACTCCACAAGATATTTTGGCTGATAGCAATTTGAATTCTATCACACCATCTGAAGATGCCCAGCTGTTTAGTACCGCAAGAATCTTTACTGGACCCTCCAAGTATACATTTTCGATTCAACAGGGCGGGAGGCACTGGATCCGTTTGCACTTTTATCCATTTGTGTACCAGAATTATGATATGAATACTGCTAGTTTCTCTGTTTTCTCCCAAAATACCATACTCCTTAGTGATTTCAGCCCCAAGAATGCTACCGTCAAAGAATATTCGGTGAACGTGGCGTCTGGAGAGCTTGTACTAACCTTCTCCCCATCGACTAATTCTTTTGCGTACATTAATGCCCTTGAAGTCGTTTCAGTTCCAGACTCCCTTATCACTGACGATGCGGCTCTTTTCAATCCATCGGGGGCATTTAGTGGACTGGTGGCAGTGTCTTTTGAGACGGTTGCGAGGTTAAATATGGGTGGACCGTTCGTGTCGTTAGTGAATGATACATTGGGCCGAACTTGGGTTCCTGACCGAAGTTTCTTGGTGCAACCCAACCTGGCGACTAACGCGTCCAATATTCAGTCAGTTTCGTATCCTAATGGTGGTGCGACATCAGATTCTGCTCCACAAACCGTATATGGAACTTGCACAAAGATGAATTCTGGAGATGATCCCCGTGGTAATTTCAATGTCACATGGTCGTTGAAGGTGGATCCAGGCTTTCAATACTTAGTTAGGTTGCATTTCTGTGATATAGTAAGCACATCAGCTAATCAACTCGTATTTAATGTTTATATTGATTCGTTCATCGTTGCTCAAGATCTTCAATTAAGTCTGAAAACCCCAGGATTGGCCTATGCGTATTATATGGACTTTGTTACCACGGTGGTTGTTAAAAATAGTATTAGTGTAAGTGTTGGCCCATCTCGTTTAAGTGCTTACCCCGATGCCTTTCTTAATGGATTGGAGATTATGAAATTGGCCAACTCGAAAGATAGTCTAGCTGGGACATCCATTTTCCCTTCATTTCCAAGATCCAAGAAGAATGTAGGAATTATTGTGGGGGTGTGTGTCGGGGCAGCGCTTGTTTTGATACTTGCCTGTGTTCTACTTTTCTTGCATAGGAGGAGGAAACAAGAACGTTTGGCCCAATCAAAAACATGGGTTCCTATATCAGTTAACGGGGGAAATTCACTCACTATGGGAAGTAAATATTCAACTGCAACAACAATTAGCAACGGTTCTAACTTGAGCTATCGTATCCCGTTTGCTGCAGTTCAAGAAGCGACAAAGAACTTTGATGAAAGTTGGGTGATTGGAATTGGTGGATTTGGGAAGGTTTACAAGGGTGTTTTGAGTGATGGTACTAAGATAGCCGTGAAACGAGGCAATTCCAGGTCCCAGCAAGGCCTAGCAGAGTTCCAAACAGAGATTGAGATGCTTTCTCAATTCCGCCACCGCCATTTGGTGTCCTTGATTGGTTATTGTGACGAAAAGAATGAAATGATTCTTGTTTACGAGTACATGGAAAACGGGACTCTCAAAAGCCATCTCTATGGTTCAGATCTTCCAAGCTTGAGTTGGAAGGAGAGACTCGAGATATGCATTGGATCAGCAAGAGGGCTGCACTATCTTCACACAGGATATGCGAAAGCTGTTATTCATCGTGATGTTAAGTCTGCAAACATATTACTTGACGAGAACTTCATGGCTAAGGTGGCTGATTTTGGACTTTCTAAGACAGGGCCTGAGATCGATCAAACTCATGTCAGCACCGCTGTTAAAGGTAGTTTTGGTTACCTAGATCCTGAGTATTTCAGAAGGCAGCAATTGACTGAAAAATCAGATGTTTACTCTTTTGGGGTTGTTTTATTCGAAGTTCTTTGCGCTAGGCCTGTGATAGATCCATCTCTTCCTAGAGAAATGGTTAACTTGGCCGAATGGGCTATGAAGTGGCAAAAAAAGGGACAGTTGGATCAAATAATAGATGCTAATCTTGTCGGAAAAATAAAGCCCGACTCCCTCAGAAAGTTCGGGGAAACAGCAGAGAAATGCTTGGCTGATTATGGAGTCGATAGACCCTCGATGGGAGACATTTTGTGGAACCTTGAGTATGCTCTCCAACTTCAAGAAACAGTCATACCAGATGATCCGGAGGAAAACAGTACGAATGCTATTGGCCAGTTGTCCCCAGAGGTTGGTGAATTTAGTCGGGTCGACTCCAGAGCTAATGCTACCCAGTTCGAACATTCAAATGTGGATGATCTTTCCGGTGTTTCGATGAGCCGAGTTTTCTCACAACTGGTAAAGTCGGAGGGTAGATAAAAGGCGTGTAGATCATATACATAATACACTTTGCATCTTTTCCTTAATGTTTTTCTTCTATGTTCTTACCAAACATTTGGAAGTTTGAAATCTTGAATTTGCTTTGTGTTTATATCCTTTCGGGATTCTACAATCTTTACACTTGCTGTTTTCGGTTTGTGTATTTGgtgcatttatatatatactaataaaAGATACACACGTTTTGTATGTGCACCACCGTCTACCCATTTCTATTTTGAGTACATCTCTAATGATATggctcatatatatatatatatatatatatatataNNNNTATATATatgagttttgatatgctgcacactttatgtgagcaccgatgaggtggcactcacctattggatgcGTATATTGCACGCTGTAAAGTTGCAAGCCaatgaaagttcaagattattcGCGGCGTACATGTGGACGCTGTTGTcgaattaacgacggtttttgaaccgtcgctaattccattacagcgacggtttatacaCCGTCACTAAtggtagcgacggttttattgaattagcgacggcgacggtttataaaccgccgctaattagcgactgtgtttatatatattccgtcgctaaaatgtTCTGTCGTTTAAGTGAACCAGCATCCGTGCTTACAAAGCGCGGACGCTTCTCACGTGGAGCAACGTCTGCGTTCCGtaagcgcggattgcagtagttttgaaaatgttttttttttacattatttttgaaattttttttaaaattaaattatttttaaaaaaaaccctgaAAAGTCCGATCCCTTAGAAAAAATAAGGTAGAGTACATTTACATAAACAAGCGATCGACAAACCCAACCAAATCTTGAATTGTAAGTTTCATAATTACCTGCGTGTTTAACTtaatgattatatttttgtgGTTAGTCCTTCTCTTTTTTTCCCTAGCAATCATATGATATCCACTTCCTTCATTACAAAAGATATCATTGAAATTAAGGGGTAAAATATGCAATTAATTATTAcgcattaattaatttcaatttcacctttaattcaaaataaaagtttaatgaCACTTGGAGAGtagttaaattattatataaagaaaTACGTCGTAGGAGAACAGGTTTTACATTTGAAGATAATTTAGtgaaaaagtcaaaattttcCAATGACATTTAAAACAACTCTTTTGAGAATTTATAAATTAAGACCTTCACTTTTAAAGTTTAAGCATTTAGATACATGAGTTAAGTTATACTATATAGCCAACACAAATTTATTGGCATTTTGATTTTCAATAGAATATCATTTTAGTCCTACTCTATAGAGAATTAGCAAATTTAAgtccaattttattttattttttctttagcAATCAATTGCATGTGTGGCAGTGTTTCGTATATATTTTCCGATTAACTGAAAGATATATCGTAATTTTTTCCCCTAGCAAATGGTGAATGATCAACCTTTTCGTTTCGCATACATATGTTCAACGATCATCCCACGAGTACTTAGACATGAAAACTTTTTTTTGCTTGACTATGCGAAAAAGTTAAATATAAATGTATATTTTGGTGCTTCGATGAGAAATCATATATGGTTTGAAATTCGATGACTTTTTAcgcaataaattaaataaaaatcgaaAAACTATATAT
This window of the Primulina huaijiensis isolate GDHJ02 chromosome 3, ASM1229523v2, whole genome shotgun sequence genome carries:
- the LOC140973086 gene encoding probable LRR receptor-like serine/threonine-protein kinase At1g51880 isoform X2, giving the protein MFYPRFNLGMAAAPALIFVLILSLCTLFTLTIADVFASIDCGSSVPYTDENTIVWSGDDDYIKTGESRTVQSNGSISHVMSTLRVFTDRKKNCYNIGNIRIGRILVRASFYYGNYDGKSSAPSFDLQFDGNHWTTVKTSSTEYVSHEVIYGMRKNIISVCVAQTNADEFPFISALEVRSLDSYMYQFINDTYPLFLLKRVAYAANSTIRFKNDRYDRIWTPESGGFGTTKLFGNSVISNPGWLDNPPPVVLRNAVAPIDPNATLVLDMGFPPVGSSVYINCFFSEVTQLQQGQNRTFRIYMNESDRSVPISPIFGNFTQLYASNYTISPNSKVSLVPTNYSTLPPLINAMEVYLIGEMTTSGTNAVDMIGLTSLRKSFDILQSWSGDPCLPSSYPWDWVNCSSGSVPQVTALFLGSFGLSGLLPDFSSMDRLETIDLQNNSLIGPIPAFLGTFPNLKELNLANNKFNGSIPPSLSQKKGLNLVQRLPFFGLKQLETGIQQFTNYS
- the LOC140973086 gene encoding probable LRR receptor-like serine/threonine-protein kinase At1g51820 isoform X1, giving the protein MFYPRFNLGMAAAPALIFVLILSLCTLFTLTIADVFASIDCGSSVPYTDENTIVWSGDDDYIKTGESRTVQSNGSISHVMSTLRVFTDRKKNCYNIGNIRIGRILVRASFYYGNYDGKSSAPSFDLQFDGNHWTTVKTSSTEYVSHEVIYGMRKNIISVCVAQTNADEFPFISALEVRSLDSYMYQFINDTYPLFLLKRVAYAANSTIRFKNDRYDRIWTPESGGFGTTKLFGNSVISNPGWLDNPPPVVLRNAVAPIDPNATLVLDMGFPPVGSSVYINCFFSEVTQLQQGQNRTFRIYMNESDRSVPISPIFGNFTQLYASNYTISPNSKVSLVPTNYSTLPPLINAMEVYLIGEMTTSGTNAVDMIGLTSLRKSFDILQSWSGDPCLPSSYPWDWVNCSSGSVPQVTALFLGSFGLSGLLPDFSSMDRLETIDLQNNSLIGPIPAFLGTFPNLKELNLANNKFNGSIPPSLSQKKGLNLVVTGNSGLCQSGNVCPSSGSNSWRQGYNSLPIILSIAILSLICIMDTRLC
- the LOC140973087 gene encoding receptor-like protein kinase HERK 1, with the translated sequence MACGILRYFIWVLLILNLGCCCRGFNPVDKFYISCGSSRDVTVGNFTYVADKSASRLLTTPQDILADSNLNSITPSEDAQLFSTARIFTGPSKYTFSIQQGGRHWIRLHFYPFVYQNYDMNTASFSVFSQNTILLSDFSPKNATVKEYSVNVASGELVLTFSPSTNSFAYINALEVVSVPDSLITDDAALFNPSGAFSGLVAVSFETVARLNMGGPFVSLVNDTLGRTWVPDRSFLVQPNLATNASNIQSVSYPNGGATSDSAPQTVYGTCTKMNSGDDPRGNFNVTWSLKVDPGFQYLVRLHFCDIVSTSANQLVFNVYIDSFIVAQDLQLSLKTPGLAYAYYMDFVTTVVVKNSISVSVGPSRLSAYPDAFLNGLEIMKLANSKDSLAGTSIFPSFPRSKKNVGIIVGVCVGAALVLILACVLLFLHRRRKQERLAQSKTWVPISVNGGNSLTMGSKYSTATTISNGSNLSYRIPFAAVQEATKNFDESWVIGIGGFGKVYKGVLSDGTKIAVKRGNSRSQQGLAEFQTEIEMLSQFRHRHLVSLIGYCDEKNEMILVYEYMENGTLKSHLYGSDLPSLSWKERLEICIGSARGLHYLHTGYAKAVIHRDVKSANILLDENFMAKVADFGLSKTGPEIDQTHVSTAVKGSFGYLDPEYFRRQQLTEKSDVYSFGVVLFEVLCARPVIDPSLPREMVNLAEWAMKWQKKGQLDQIIDANLVGKIKPDSLRKFGETAEKCLADYGVDRPSMGDILWNLEYALQLQETVIPDDPEENSTNAIGQLSPEVGEFSRVDSRANATQFEHSNVDDLSGVSMSRVFSQLVKSEGR